GAATGCAAGAGCTGTTTCACACTTTTGCCTTTGGATTTTTGTTGCTGTAATGTTGTGCTGTTGTGGACTTGTGgctatttctttttatttcagtTAAGGTTATGTTTTGACTTGACTTTTTGGTTAGTATTTGAAAGTTTATGTTATGCAAATTACCGTTGTGTTGAATTTACAAACTTGTATGTTTAGATTgatcttttgaaagaaaaattaaagataattataatttttggaaaacgTTGTTCTTTTTTAGTTATGTTAAGATTTAAGTATTTGAAAGGATCGTTTCATTATTTAAGTGAAATCTTTTGCAACTGCGTGAAGCATATGCATATTCACTAGTTTCAATATAAGAGATACTGCCCTCACACGGAATCTTCATTTTGGATTTCAGGGTACAGAAAAAGCAGGTGGTTACATCAATAGGCTCGTTGTGACATGTCTTCGAAGTGGGCTCAATCGGCAATTTCGAGTTCTACAGAAACCAGAGCGAGCTCCTATTAGAGCTTTAAGGGCCTCATCTTCTGGCAGGTGCATTTGTCAACCTGTCATTATTGCGTGCATGAAAAGTTGAattgcttttatttttctcGATGCAGTAGCGTTAGCTAGATCCTTACTCTTTATGATCAGGAGCAGTTAGGCTTTGCTGAAGGCTTCTTTCATTTATAAGAGGCATGCATGTGCTAGGGAATGGGAAATcttgaaattttatttggtcAAGCTCCAGaacgttttcatgatttttgagAATAGATTTTTTATGGACTATGTTTGTTATTGTGAACATTCTATTTGACAGTAGAAAGGATAATGTGGCACCCAGTTTACGTGTCATGTGATCTCTGTATATCATGGATGCCCCTGCCACCTCATGAATTTAGGGATATTAGTGTTATTGACTTATGAAACATGGAAAAGTTTTtcttaattataaaataaaaaagattttctGGAAAAGAAATGTCGAGAGACAAATAAGTCAGTCTCTTCCTTGGTTCCTCCTTCCCATGTGTTTTGTTTCTCCATTGCAGATGTACTTCAAATTGTATCAATACAaagtcattctttttctttgtttttatttgtttcttccaGTCAAATAACAGCTTTGTGCCCATGTATCATTTCCTCTGCCTTGTTTTTCTCATTGGTAATTCCTTTGCATtgtttataaagaaaaaaattggagtgGGGACTTCGGGAGGTTGTTTTCCAGGCTTTCCCCATGACCGAACCTCTTCTTCCATTCCTGAACCCATCTAGAGCATTGATGACACGGGTCATCTTTTCGCAGCATAACTGCTTGGGAAAGGGAATTTAAGGAAACTGTTGTTTGGGGCTATTTAGATTATATACCGAATGGGTACTGATTTCCTCTTTGCTTTttatacatgttgtgatatgagTGATTGTTTCTAGCTAATGTTTTGCTTAGttccaaaaaaatttgactGACTCACCATGTGTGTTCTCTTTGTTCCACATCTTATTCTATATCCTTTCTATCATATCTCTGATTGAGCTGATAAAAGTCTTTGATGTTCCCTATTCTTCTAAGCCTAAAAGTGATTTCTGTTATGTAGGTACCTATTGATATTGTTTCGTGATGCACCAGTAGAAGTTTGGGCCATGACTAAGACCCCAATCATGGTAAATAtgttctttctcttgttctcgCCATGCATGTTGAGTAAAATATGCTTCCAGGTTGTTGCAATTATTGTTTGGATCTTGAGATGGCAATTTTTGAATTAATGAAGGTATTGTGGATCCATTTCCAAAAAATGAAGGTATCGTGGATTGTTAGTTGACCCAATTAATGAGATTGAGGTGTGGTTTTCGATTTGACTGTGGATTCTAAATGTTCTGAAGTCGTTCATAGCGAAATGTAGTTACTTCctaccctttttcttttataacgATGGTATTTGGGTTAGCTTGCTCGCACCTCGACTATTCCTTCAAGTACCTGTTTCCACCCACCAGCGCGCATGTATGTAATTCTGCCAGCAAACTTAGGCAGATGGGAAGAGATCActgagtgtttttttttttgtctatgcTGGGATTTGAACTTTGATCTCCAAGGTTTTCACTAACTTCATTGACCGCTAGGCTGCAACTTTGCGTGCTAGTTACTTCCCCACCCTTAATGGAGAGAGATAAAGAAAAATGTGTTTGCTTTCCATCCTCTTTTCTATGAGAATTGAGAAGTTCTTGCATGGCAAAACTTTACTTGAAACTAAAAGAAAGTTTTTCTAGATTAAATATGAGCCTGTTTATCCAAGACTCTATCCATAAAGGATCTTTTAGTATTGCTTGGTTGATTTTAGGATGTAGGActtcgtaggtgattgtatcaTCTCCACACCAATTCTACCAGAATGATCAACCATCTTAAATTTTGGTACAGCAAAGATAAACAACTACGCCTCAATCCCAAGCCAGTATTGTGGTTGGCAATATGAATCCACATTGATCATGTCACCCTGTTTGGACAGTAGCAATCCGAAATCTAAAATCTAGGTTCTTTAGCACTAGAagttttctatattttctagtGGCATGCAAATCGCTAACCCGACTACAAATCTCTTAGTGAACTAAACATTAATCACAACTAGTTGATGTTGCCTATATGATATTTTCTTCCATTGTGCTCTAAATTTGCATGAATTCCAAGAGATTGTAGGTCTTTCGAGACATCTTCCTTTCACAAAACAACTAACAATGTGTACATGCACTGGAATTAACTGTTAGTGCATTCCAAATTTCCAATAAATTAGTGACAAGGAAAAGCTTTAGGATCTAATATGCAGATTAGCTATGAAAAGATCAGTTTCTCTCACTTCTTGCTCCAAACCTTCTTCTCACTTAGGCAGTTAGGCTTTCGAAAACATGCTCCTCCTTGGAAAAACACGGCGTTTGTATTAGATTCTAAAACGTGGATTTGAAAGCTTTGCTATTTAGGATTTGCTTACCATGCAATTCAGTGTCAGTATCCTGTTCAGTCATGTGCTGTTTCTGTATCTGACCACACCAAGTTACTTGTAAAAACTTATTCAACAAATTGATTTGGCTCTAAATTGGATTGTCAACTACCTTATGGAAATGATACCTTTGAACATATGCTTGTAGCTACGCTAGTGTCACCAGTACTCCTAAAAAGCTGAGTAAATTAATATCGCTTGCCTGATGTTTCCTTTTTTATTGTTAGGATGTAATTTCACAGGTATATAGAAGTACAGTTAGAGATATTACATCTTTTTGTCTACCCGGTTGGGGTCAATTTGCCATTGTATTCTTTATTCCTTACTTTCCAGCTtttattgtattatatttttcaaTGCAGCTTAGATCACTAGCTCTCCCGTTCACTGTGCTAGAATGGACTCTTCCAACAGTACCACGGCCAGTGCCCAAAGATCGTCCTGCCATACCATCAAAAGAAACATCCCCAACAAAAGAAGCAGATGCTAGTGAGCTCAGTTTACTTGATTTTTCACGCGTTACTTAAGTATATATTTCCTTATCTGACTTACAAAATAATATCTTCTATGATCTAGTGTTTTCTGTGAATGCTAATACTCAAGGAGTAAATTTTGACTGCAGAAGGAGCTGGGACAGATGGATCTCAAGATGAATTTTCAGAAAGTTTCTCTTTTGCACTTGTCAATGGTGCACTTGGAGTTTTTGAGGTTCATGGTCGAAGGATCCGTGACTTCAGGTATTTTCTTCTAATGTTTATAAAACAACAATAGTCGATTAGTTAATATTTGGTGGTCTAATGTCTAGTCGGCTTTTGCACTTTAGttaaaaatatttcccttctgGTTTCATTTTACTGGGGACTATTATATCCAATCAAATTTTGAGGGCGGTAGGGAGTGTATTTGAAAGTATAGTCTAAAGAAATGGAAGAACAATTGACTTTTGATAGTTATAGCCTGGCAGATAAAGGGAAGGTATAATGATCCTTTatcaaaagtaattaattagATTAACGTATCATTCAGCATTATGAATCAATATGAATTTGACCAAAGAGCTGACCTTTAGATTATTTCCTTTGTCCCTTCTATGTATATCTCTCTGCGTGTGGATTTATTTGTCTTTCAAATTAGGCAGGAACTAATTAAatcttttcatatttcaattttAAACATACTGCAAAGGTTCTTTTGCCGATCAAAGTCTTTGTAACCTGCTTAAGCTACAAGTAGTCAGCTGCTAAATGGACAATTCTGAACATGGCCTATATGCTGTGAACAGGCTGATTATATAACAAGAGTTTAACGTGTATCCCTGTGGCTTCTTAGCAATCAATGCAATTGATTAGATACTTTTGGTGTACCTATGGTCGTCCTTGAATTCTGAGCTCCGGTTTGAAGCTTTAAATATGACTTGGTAACAAAAAATAGTACTTCGTAATGTTTGTTCTGTTGTACTGCAAATTTCTGATCTTCTTTAAGCTAAAAGAAGTGCAGcttggagagagagagagagagagagagagagagagagagagagagaatcagATTACCTTACCTTTGAATCTGCTTCCCCTTTAAATGTCTTTGTTTTGTTATCAGCTGTACTATAGTACCTCACATAACGTTATCGTCATTTTTCCAGACCAAAGTGGCCTTCATCTTCATTTGTTTCATCTGAGGGATTGGTGACGGCAATGGCCTATCGGCTCCCTCATGTGGTATGTCATGTGTTCTTTTTACATTGAAGTGTCATTTGCTGTCTGGTTGCTTATTTGTTAACAAGGTTGGCAGTAATGCATCCGTTCTGCAGGTTATGGGGGACAGATCAGGAAACATACGTTGGTGGGATGTTACTACTGGACAGTCGTCCTCATTTAATACCCATAGGGAAGGGATCCGTAGAATCAAGTTCTCACCAGTTGTTCCTGGAGATCGGAGCCGTGGGCGTATTGCTGTTTTGTTTTATGATAACACATTCTCAGTGTTTGATCTGGTAAGCGAGAAATTCCCCTTGTTGATTCCTTTTCATGTGCCTCAATATTCTGAGTGCTCTTGTGTCCTATTCTATGGAAGTCGAGACACTTGAATTTGTATAGTTTTCCCTATCTTAGAAATACAGATCTCCATGGTTTTGCTTTGCTGATTAATAGTATATATTTCCTGAAGCCTCAGAAATCCCATTGCTGCTTCATTTCGTAGAGTTATTCCTTAGTTGTAGACGTCTCTTATTTAGATCCATAAAACTTGAATGACTGAACTTTCCATTACCCTTCCCTCAAGTCCTTTGCATGGGTTTGCCAAAAGTCTCAACAATTGGCTGTTCAAAGGTTATCTAAAAGTCTGGCACACAGTTCTAATTTCTTCTAAACTATATCACATTTCTTATTTGCAGGACTCACCCGATCCATTAGCCAATTCACTTTTACAACCTCAATTTCCTGGAACTCTTGTGTTGGAGCTCGATTGGTTGCCTTTGCGATCAGATAAGAATGATCCACTGGTGTTATGTATTGCTGGAGCTGATAGCAGCTTTCGCCTTGTTGAAGTCAATATGTATGTCCAAACAAGATTACTATTCTGTTTCATTATCTGTTTTATCTGTTCTCCCAggttaaaaacaaaaattttcaGTAAATAATTGAAATGCACAAACCTGCTGGGGAAGGAAGCAGCTTGCTTACTCTAGGCTCTAGAATAATTGCTGTGTAGGTTAATAAAAAATCTTGGCCTGCTCCTAGATCCGTATTTAAAGATAAAGTAAATGTTTATCTGGAGCCTtcatagaaagaaagaaagtaaatgCTTGTCTGGAGTTGCCAGAAGAATCCTTTATCTCGGTTTCTGCTTCTTTTGCCCAAAGTTAGCAATCGTTCTTAGGAGTTAGGATGAGTTTATCATGATCTGATAGGTTATTTTGCTCTGTAATGCTGTTTTAGTTTGTTTTAGGAATGGTCCTTTTCACGAAGCTtccttaattttaattatttggtATTCTGATTGTCTCTCTGTCACACTCGCTTTTTTGAGGGAAATTGGCTGTAGTTTCTTTAAATTGCAGTCATTACCCGCTACATTTTAGAGAATCGATACTGTAATAAACTTCCAGAAACTGTTAAAGTTCCCTGCATTAGCCTTGAAAACTAAGGAATGCTAGTCCCCGTATAATATATAGGGAGAACAACTTAAGTGAATGCTATGGTTGTGTCTGATATTGAGAAATTTATGCCCTTGGCGGCAGAAATATGATGTTTGCAGTAGGAATTGAAATACTTCAACTTGATGCAATTTCTTTTACTTTGTCCAATAACCTAAAATAATATCTGATTCGTTATACTCCAAACTTTTGTCTATTCTAGATAGATTTATTTTATTGAGTTCCTGGTTCCTGAACTTGCATATCTTTGTAAAACTGTCTTTTTGCTTATGCAGAAGTGACAATAAAATGGTTCATGGTCCCCAAGCTCGACCACTCAAAGAAAGATTTCGACCAGTGCCTTTGTGTTCTCCCATATTACTACCCACACCACATGCCCTGGTAATTGCTTTTCCTTTTCTCCACAAAGCATGCTAAACTAATATAGTTAGGATTGCTTtattgagaaaaatattttaaatttgtttaGTATCTCACATTGGTTGAGGGAATCGGTTGTTGCCTCCTGGTCTTGGAGTCCTCACCTCATAGCTAGCTTGTGAGGTCGAGTTAGGTCGAAGGTCCATTTTTCTTATCATTACCATAGCCGGACTGTTCTTTATTGTTGTGTTATCTAATGTTGGCCTATGTTACGTCATTCACGCCTCGAAACTCCACTCTTGGTATGCCCCGGTTTTTGGTTTCCCATATTACTATGTTAGTTGAGGGAATGAGGGGGTTTCTCCTTATATGCTTTTGGAAAATCATCACTTGAaaagctagcttttggggttgttAGCTCAAAGTccattttttaatcaaaattaaCTGTTTGGGTTGAGGTTGTTAAATTAGTACAATTGTCAGTTCTTTTGTTAACATGCAACAAATCCTGTGGCTTTATTTTCAGTAAACAAAATGTTCGTATTAAAgtggaaatgaaaattttgttacatctttttgtttttggctGGTTATTGTAGGCATTACGTACAATCTTACAGTTAGGTGTGAAGCCATCATGGTTTAATACATGGAGTGCAACCACAGATGACGCGAACTCCCAAGTTCCTGGAACTCCAACAGCTGGAGATCTTCGTAATCACATGATTGAATCACCCCGTATTGGTGACTCTGTAGTGCCTGAGATGCTTCTCAAAGTACTGGAGCCTTATCGTAGAGAAGGtattatttttgtgcaatcTCATATTTTGTGGTAGGATATATTATCTATCAGCATTTACACTTAACTTTGCATAAAAGACAATACACTTGGTGAAGTATTTGACATGTTTCAATGTCTATTACTCAAGGGTGCATACTTAATGATGAGATGGTTAGACTCTATGCTGGTCTAGTGGATAAAGGTTCTGCAGTAAGGTTTGCTTTTGCTGCTGCAATATTTGGGGAACCCATGGAAGCTCTTTTCTGGCTGCAATTACCGCGAGCTCTAAATTACTGGATGAATAGATTGACTAACAAGTCTCCGGCAAGAGTCCCTCAATCAGCTTCAACGTCAGAACTTGATGAAGTATCTATGTTAGATAGGATATCATCAAAGGGAAAGTCAGGGACCGGAACAGGAAAAAATAATGCTTGGGTTAGTTTTATCAAATAATTCTGCTGAATATTCATGAAAAAGATAATCTGCTCGTAGTTTGATTATTTAACTGTGTCTGGCTCTCCAATTTCTTAGGAATGGTTTTCACCTTTTAAGTTAGGTGCCTTTAGTGGCTTATAAAACAAAAGAAGGAATTTGTTGCCTTTAGTTCTATTCCCAGGATATCTAATTGATCTTATGGCTTCTCTCTGGCAGGGAAATGGTCAACTTCAGCTGATGGCCTTTGAACAAGAAGAGTTGTGGGGGCGTGCTAATGAGCAGATTCCTTGGCATGAAAAGCTGGAAGGAGAAGAGGCAATTCAAAACCGTGTACATGAGTGAGTGTCCTCTGTATAAATGGTCTATTTATATCTGTTTGCGCCAGCACACCAAGATTGTTGGTCAATGAGGTTGACAGGGTTGACCTAGTTTAGTTTGAAAATTGTATATCCTCCAATCTGTAAGTAGTgaaacatgaaaatatatagTTTTTGTAATGGTGATATGCATTGACgaggttggtctatttatatcTTTTTGTGTCAGCACACCAAGATTGTTGGTCAATGAGGTTAACAGGGTTGGCCTAGTTTAGTTTGTAACTTATATATCCTCAAATCTATAAGTTGAGGAACTTGTCGAAGAACAATGCAGTGAACATTGGAATATATAGCTTTGTTAATTGTGATAGACAAACACGCGGTCGAGGTATAGCATTACCATCCAAGTGATGAAGTCCAGAATACTGGTGATGCATGTAGGCTGCCATGCTTTTGTTTGCTTCTCTGAAATATTGGCGTTGCTGAGTGTCTACATGGAGGAGCTCACATTGCTAAAATGAGATGTGCGCGCATAATTGTCTGGTGATATCTCTTGATGTCCCTAGCGGTTGGTCTGAATGCAGATGCTTTTGAAATGATCGAGTGTTACATTTCTTAAATAAGAAACAAAATCACGAGTCTGTATTGTGAATATTCTAGGAAATCTCACCAGTCCCTGAAACTAGTGAAGTAACAGAACCAATATCATTTATTACTTTCTTTAGGAACAACAGAACATATAAAGGAATCAAGAATGAGGTTTTTCATCATATGGATATTAATCTCTGGCTTTTACATGCATTTTATTAGGTGACTGTCATTTAACCTTGAATTGGTCAATAAGCAAGAGTTTGGCTTGATGATTTTGTTTCTGATTACCAGATTAGTATCGATTGGAAACCTAGAAGCTGCAGTTAGCTTACTGCTCTCCACGCCTCCAGAGAGCTCGTATTTCTATGCAAATGCATTGCGTGCTGTTGCCCTTTCTTCAGCTGTATCGACGTCTTTACTTGAGCTGGCCGTGAAGGTGCTTCTTCCTTTCAATGTTTCATTTTACCTTTTACAGATAAATTCCTTCTCTTTCTTTGTGTTGGTGTCTTTGTTAAGTCACTTGTTGTGATGCTTGTGTAGGTTGTTGCTGCCAATATGGTGAGAACAGACCGGTCCTTGTCTGGAACACATCTTCTTTGTGCTGTTGGCAGGCATCAAGAAGCTTGTTCTCAGGTAATGTTCGCCATATATATTCTCTTTTGTTAGTTTAGTGATCTTGATCTTGCCTTGAACAATTGATTGATGCTAAAGTTATATGCCTTCACTTTATTTAAGTGTAATGGGCTAGATTTATCGACTATCTGCAGTGTCCTTATTGCAGATTGAGGTTGATgcatgattaaatcttatagCATCTTGACCTATTCATTTATCTTTCCTATGTGGTAGAACTATTCACTGTTCTTGTCCGGTTCTGTGTTCTGTCAGGCTGATTTCT
This portion of the Lycium ferocissimum isolate CSIRO_LF1 chromosome 1, AGI_CSIRO_Lferr_CH_V1, whole genome shotgun sequence genome encodes:
- the LOC132065710 gene encoding uncharacterized protein LOC132065710 — its product is MSPPSTLNARLLSAAGICIFTSFNIRDTALTRNLHFGFQGTEKAGGYINRLVVTCLRSGLNRQFRVLQKPERAPIRALRASSSGRYLLILFRDAPVEVWAMTKTPIMLRSLALPFTVLEWTLPTVPRPVPKDRPAIPSKETSPTKEADAKGAGTDGSQDEFSESFSFALVNGALGVFEVHGRRIRDFRPKWPSSSFVSSEGLVTAMAYRLPHVVMGDRSGNIRWWDVTTGQSSSFNTHREGIRRIKFSPVVPGDRSRGRIAVLFYDNTFSVFDLDSPDPLANSLLQPQFPGTLVLELDWLPLRSDKNDPLVLCIAGADSSFRLVEVNISDNKMVHGPQARPLKERFRPVPLCSPILLPTPHALALRTILQLGVKPSWFNTWSATTDDANSQVPGTPTAGDLRNHMIESPRIGDSVVPEMLLKVLEPYRREGCILNDEMVRLYAGLVDKGSAVRFAFAAAIFGEPMEALFWLQLPRALNYWMNRLTNKSPARVPQSASTSELDEVSMLDRISSKGKSGTGTGKNNAWGNGQLQLMAFEQEELWGRANEQIPWHEKLEGEEAIQNRVHELVSIGNLEAAVSLLLSTPPESSYFYANALRAVALSSAVSTSLLELAVKVVAANMVRTDRSLSGTHLLCAVGRHQEACSQLQDAGCWTDAATLAATHLKGTDYARVLLRWAQHVLHTEHNIWRALILYVAAGALPEALASLRGAQQPDTAAMFILACREIHSEYLSSLDDELRSSDKLVNLPGLNPESEDVDAVGEYYGQYQRKLVHLCMDSQPFSD